A single Thermosynechococcus vestitus BP-1 DNA region contains:
- the ahcY gene encoding adenosylhomocysteinase, whose product MVSSPIKSEAPVRHDVKDLSLAPLGQQRIEWASREMPVLRQIRDRFEKEKPFAGIRLAACCHVTTETANLAIALKAGGADAVLIASNPLSTQDDVAASLVVNYGIPVFAQKGEDTATYMRHVNIALDHRPNIIIDDGCDVVATLVKERQHQISDIIGTTEETTTGIVRLKAMFRDGVLTFPAINVNDADTKHFFDNRYGTGQSTLDGIIRATNILLAGKTVVVAGYGWCGKGTALRARGMGANVIVTEIDPVRAIEAVMDGFRVMPMLDAAPLGDIFITVTGNKHVIRAEHFAVMKDGAMVANSGHFDIEIDLATLKTLAKQVRVVRNFTEEYILPSGKSIIVLGEGRLINLAAAEGHPASVMDMSFANQALGCEYLVKNKGQLAAGIHPIPAAVDQEIARLKLQAMGIAIDTLTPEQVEYMNSWTSGT is encoded by the coding sequence ATGGTGTCTTCTCCCATAAAATCTGAAGCCCCTGTTCGCCACGATGTCAAAGACTTGAGCCTTGCCCCTTTAGGCCAGCAACGGATTGAATGGGCCAGTCGGGAGATGCCGGTACTGCGCCAGATTCGCGATCGCTTTGAGAAAGAAAAGCCCTTTGCAGGTATTCGCTTAGCCGCCTGCTGCCATGTGACCACAGAAACCGCTAATCTGGCGATCGCCCTCAAAGCCGGCGGTGCTGACGCAGTGCTCATTGCCAGTAATCCCCTCTCCACCCAAGACGATGTGGCCGCTAGCTTGGTAGTGAACTACGGCATTCCGGTCTTTGCTCAAAAAGGAGAAGACACCGCCACCTACATGCGCCACGTCAACATTGCCCTTGATCACCGTCCCAACATCATCATTGATGACGGCTGTGATGTGGTTGCCACCCTCGTCAAGGAGCGCCAGCACCAGATCAGCGACATTATTGGCACCACTGAAGAAACCACCACTGGCATTGTCCGCCTCAAGGCCATGTTCCGCGATGGTGTCCTCACTTTCCCTGCCATTAACGTCAACGATGCCGACACCAAACACTTCTTTGATAACCGCTATGGCACGGGTCAATCCACCCTCGATGGCATTATTCGGGCAACGAACATTCTCCTTGCCGGTAAAACCGTTGTCGTAGCTGGCTATGGCTGGTGCGGTAAAGGAACAGCTCTGCGGGCACGGGGCATGGGTGCCAATGTGATTGTGACGGAAATCGATCCCGTGCGGGCCATTGAAGCGGTCATGGATGGCTTCCGTGTCATGCCGATGCTCGACGCCGCGCCCCTTGGCGATATTTTCATTACCGTGACGGGGAATAAACACGTCATCCGCGCCGAGCACTTTGCCGTCATGAAAGATGGGGCAATGGTTGCCAACTCCGGTCACTTCGATATTGAAATTGACCTCGCCACCCTAAAAACCCTTGCCAAGCAAGTCCGCGTTGTGCGCAACTTTACCGAGGAGTATATTCTCCCCAGTGGCAAATCCATCATTGTTTTGGGGGAAGGGCGACTCATTAACCTTGCGGCGGCAGAAGGTCACCCCGCCAGTGTGATGGATATGAGCTTTGCCAACCAAGCCCTTGGCTGTGAATATCTCGTTAAAAATAAAGGCCAGTTGGCTGCCGGTATTCACCCCATTCCCGCCGCAGTGGATCAGGAAATTGCCCGCTTGAAACTGCAAGCCATGGGCATTGCCATTGACACCCTCACCCCTGAACAGGTGGAGTACATGAATTCTTGGACATCCGGTACCTAG
- the bchB gene encoding ferredoxin:protochlorophyllide reductase (ATP-dependent) subunit B → MKLAYWMYAGPAHIGTLRIASSFKNVHGIMHAPLGDDYFNVMRSMLERERDFTPVTASIVDRHVLARGSQEKVVDNIIRKDTEEHPDLIVLTPTCTSSILQEDLQNFVRRASLSTTADVLLADVNHYRVNELQAADRTLEQIVQFYIDKARRQGTLGTSKTPTPSVNIIGITTLGFHNQHDCRELKQLMADLGIQVNLVIPAAATVHDLQRLPQAWFNLVPYREIGGLTAQYLEREFGQPSVRITPMGVVETARCIRAIQGVLNAQGAGVNYEAFIEQQTREVSQAAWFSRSIDCQNLTGKKAVVFGDNTHAAAMTKILSREMGIHVVWAGTYCKYDADWFRAEVAGFCDEVLITDDHTVVGDAIARVEPAAIFGTQMERHVGKRLNIPCGVIAAPIHIQDFPVGYRPFLGYEGTNQLVDLIYNSFTLGMEDHLLEIFGGHDTKAVIHKGLSADSDLTWTAAGLAELNKIPGFVRGKVKRNTEKFAREQGISEITVEVLYAAKEAVGA, encoded by the coding sequence ATGAAACTTGCCTACTGGATGTATGCAGGGCCTGCCCACATTGGTACTCTGCGCATTGCCAGTTCCTTCAAAAATGTGCATGGCATTATGCACGCGCCCCTTGGGGATGATTACTTCAACGTCATGCGCTCAATGCTTGAGCGAGAGCGCGACTTTACCCCTGTTACCGCCAGTATTGTTGATCGCCACGTCTTAGCCCGCGGCTCCCAGGAAAAAGTGGTGGACAATATCATCCGCAAAGACACTGAAGAGCACCCTGATTTAATTGTGCTCACCCCCACCTGTACCTCCAGCATTCTCCAAGAGGACTTGCAAAACTTTGTCCGGCGCGCCAGCCTTAGCACCACTGCCGATGTTCTCTTAGCGGATGTCAATCACTATCGCGTCAATGAATTACAGGCCGCCGATCGCACCCTTGAGCAAATCGTTCAGTTTTATATTGACAAAGCCCGCCGCCAAGGCACCTTAGGGACGAGCAAAACCCCCACCCCTAGCGTCAACATCATCGGCATCACCACCCTCGGCTTCCACAACCAGCACGATTGCCGCGAACTCAAGCAACTGATGGCTGACCTTGGCATTCAGGTAAATCTGGTGATTCCTGCGGCAGCCACCGTCCATGACCTGCAGCGACTCCCCCAAGCGTGGTTTAACCTTGTCCCCTATCGGGAAATTGGTGGCCTCACTGCTCAATACCTGGAAAGGGAATTTGGCCAGCCGAGCGTCCGCATTACGCCAATGGGTGTGGTAGAAACCGCCCGTTGTATCCGTGCCATTCAAGGGGTGCTCAATGCTCAGGGGGCAGGTGTTAACTACGAAGCCTTTATCGAGCAGCAAACACGGGAGGTGTCCCAAGCCGCTTGGTTCTCCCGCTCCATTGATTGCCAAAACCTCACCGGTAAAAAGGCGGTTGTTTTTGGGGACAATACCCATGCAGCAGCGATGACCAAGATTCTCAGTCGGGAAATGGGTATCCACGTTGTTTGGGCAGGCACCTACTGCAAATACGACGCCGATTGGTTCCGCGCAGAGGTGGCCGGCTTTTGTGACGAGGTACTGATTACCGATGACCACACGGTGGTTGGGGACGCGATCGCCCGCGTTGAACCTGCTGCTATCTTTGGCACGCAAATGGAACGCCATGTGGGCAAACGCCTCAACATTCCCTGTGGTGTCATTGCTGCCCCCATCCATATCCAAGACTTTCCTGTGGGCTATCGGCCTTTCCTGGGCTACGAGGGCACCAATCAACTGGTCGACCTCATCTACAACTCCTTCACTTTGGGGATGGAAGACCACCTGCTGGAAATTTTTGGTGGCCATGACACCAAAGCAGTGATTCACAAGGGACTCTCCGCCGACTCGGATTTGACATGGACAGCGGCAGGGCTAGCGGAATTGAACAAGATTCCGGGCTTTGTGCGCGGCAAGGTCAAGCGCAACACAGAAAAATTCGCTCGCGAACAGGGAATTAGCGAGATTACTGTGGAAGTCCTTTATGCTGCCAAAGAAGCCGTGGGGGCTTAA
- a CDS encoding citrate synthase, with translation MVACEFSPGLDGIPVAQSAISYVDGQAGILEYRGVPIQELAEKSTFLETAFLLIWGYWPNREELAAFEHDITYHRRVKYRIRDMMKCFPESGHPMDALQASAGALGLFYSRRALEDPEYIRAAVIRLLAKIPTMVAAFQLIRKGNDPVMPCDELDYAANFLYMLNERRPDPFAARVFDICLILHAEHTMNASTFSARVTASTLTDPYAVVASAVGTLAGPLHGGANEDVINMLEEIGSVENVRPYVEKCIQNKIKIAGFGHRVYKVKDPRATILQKLAEQLFDKFGGDRYYDIALKLEEVVGEYLSYKGIYPNVDFYSGLVYRRLGIPSDLFTPVFAIARVAGWLAHWKEQLEANRIYRPTQVYTGAHNQPYVPMEERNHRP, from the coding sequence ATGGTTGCTTGCGAATTTAGCCCCGGTCTTGACGGTATTCCCGTTGCTCAATCGGCCATTAGCTATGTGGATGGCCAAGCAGGCATTCTGGAGTATCGCGGTGTCCCGATTCAGGAACTAGCGGAGAAAAGCACGTTTTTGGAAACTGCCTTCCTCTTGATTTGGGGCTACTGGCCAAACAGGGAGGAGTTAGCAGCCTTTGAGCACGATATTACCTACCATCGCCGCGTTAAATATCGCATTCGCGATATGATGAAATGCTTTCCCGAAAGTGGCCACCCCATGGATGCCCTGCAGGCCTCGGCGGGAGCCTTGGGATTGTTCTATTCACGGCGGGCACTCGAGGATCCAGAGTACATTCGGGCAGCGGTGATTCGCCTCTTGGCAAAAATTCCAACGATGGTGGCGGCCTTTCAACTGATCCGCAAGGGAAATGACCCAGTCATGCCCTGTGATGAACTGGACTATGCGGCCAATTTTCTCTATATGCTCAATGAGCGGCGGCCGGATCCATTTGCAGCGCGAGTATTTGATATTTGCTTGATTCTCCACGCGGAGCACACGATGAATGCCTCAACCTTCTCGGCGCGGGTGACGGCCTCGACGTTGACAGACCCCTACGCCGTGGTTGCTTCAGCGGTGGGTACGCTGGCAGGGCCACTCCACGGGGGCGCCAATGAAGATGTGATCAATATGCTTGAAGAAATCGGCAGTGTCGAGAATGTCCGTCCCTATGTGGAAAAGTGTATCCAGAACAAGATCAAAATTGCTGGGTTTGGCCATCGTGTGTATAAGGTCAAGGATCCGCGCGCCACGATTTTACAGAAGTTGGCGGAGCAGTTGTTTGATAAGTTTGGCGGCGATCGCTACTACGACATTGCCCTGAAACTGGAGGAAGTGGTGGGCGAATACCTCAGTTACAAGGGGATTTACCCCAATGTAGACTTTTACTCTGGTCTTGTCTACCGGCGGTTGGGAATTCCCAGTGATTTGTTTACGCCGGTGTTTGCGATCGCCCGCGTGGCCGGTTGGCTAGCCCACTGGAAGGAACAACTGGAGGCCAATCGCATTTATCGTCCCACCCAAGTCTATACGGGTGCCCACAATCAGCCCTATGTGCCCATGGAGGAACGCAATCATCGCCCCTAA
- the gatB gene encoding Asp-tRNA(Asn)/Glu-tRNA(Gln) amidotransferase subunit GatB, translating to MAPEPTPVDAASLTYEAVIGLEIHCQLSTQTKIFSSSSTQFGAPPNTNIDPVCLGLPGTLPVLNEKVLEYAVKAGLALNCQIAPYSKFDRKQYFYPDLPKNYQISQYDLPIAHHGYLEIELVDDKGTARRKKIGITRLHMEEDAGKLVHAGSDRLSGSAYSLVDLNRAGVPLVEIVSEPDLRTGQEAAEYAQELRRILRYLGVCDGNMQEGSLRCDVNISVRPVGSNTFGTKVEIKNMNSFSAIQRAIDYEIERQVAALKAGEPIVQETRLWDEATQETRTMRVKEGSSDYRYFPEPDLGPIEVTAEQLAAWRAELPELPAQKRRRYESEWGLPPQDARVLTDERAVAEYFEATVVAGAPPKLAANWIMGDITAYLKEQKLAIEALPLKPAELAELIQLIEAGTISGKIAKEILPELLSQGGSPKALVERKGLSQISDVATLEAMIDEVLAAHPNELEQYRAGKTKLQGFFVGQLMKKSGGRADPKLANQLLAQKLNPGS from the coding sequence GTGGCGCCTGAACCCACCCCTGTAGATGCCGCTAGTCTCACCTACGAGGCGGTGATTGGCCTAGAGATTCACTGCCAACTCAGTACCCAAACAAAAATTTTCTCCTCTAGCTCGACCCAGTTTGGAGCACCCCCAAATACCAACATTGATCCGGTGTGTTTGGGGTTGCCGGGGACGCTCCCTGTGTTGAATGAAAAGGTTCTCGAGTACGCTGTCAAGGCGGGTTTAGCCCTCAATTGTCAGATTGCCCCCTACAGCAAGTTCGATCGCAAGCAGTATTTTTATCCTGACTTGCCGAAAAACTATCAAATCTCGCAGTACGATCTGCCCATTGCCCACCATGGCTATCTTGAGATTGAACTGGTGGATGACAAGGGGACTGCCCGCCGTAAAAAAATTGGCATTACTCGCCTGCACATGGAGGAAGATGCCGGCAAGTTGGTCCATGCGGGGAGCGATCGCCTGTCTGGCTCCGCCTACTCCCTAGTGGACTTGAATCGCGCCGGGGTGCCCTTGGTGGAGATTGTCTCCGAGCCAGATTTGCGCACCGGTCAAGAGGCGGCGGAATATGCCCAAGAACTGCGGCGCATTCTCCGTTACTTGGGGGTTTGTGATGGCAATATGCAGGAGGGCTCGCTGCGCTGCGATGTCAATATCTCCGTGCGGCCAGTGGGCAGCAACACCTTTGGCACCAAGGTGGAGATTAAAAACATGAACTCCTTTAGTGCCATCCAACGTGCCATTGACTATGAAATTGAGCGACAAGTGGCTGCCCTCAAAGCGGGGGAACCCATCGTTCAAGAAACGCGGCTCTGGGATGAGGCCACCCAAGAAACGCGAACCATGCGGGTCAAGGAAGGCTCCAGTGACTACCGCTACTTTCCTGAACCCGATCTCGGACCTATTGAGGTCACTGCTGAGCAATTGGCGGCATGGCGCGCTGAGCTGCCCGAACTCCCTGCCCAAAAACGCCGCCGCTATGAATCGGAGTGGGGATTACCACCCCAGGATGCCCGCGTTCTCACCGATGAGCGAGCCGTTGCTGAATACTTTGAGGCAACCGTTGTTGCAGGGGCACCCCCGAAATTAGCGGCCAACTGGATCATGGGGGATATTACCGCCTATCTCAAGGAACAAAAACTGGCGATCGAGGCACTGCCCCTGAAACCGGCGGAATTAGCGGAGTTGATCCAACTCATTGAGGCGGGCACCATTAGTGGCAAAATTGCCAAGGAGATCTTGCCCGAATTACTCTCCCAAGGGGGCTCGCCAAAAGCCCTGGTGGAGCGCAAAGGCCTCAGCCAAATTTCTGATGTTGCCACCCTAGAGGCAATGATTGATGAGGTACTGGCGGCACATCCCAATGAACTGGAGCAATACCGTGCTGGCAAGACCAAACTTCAAGGCTTCTTTGTTGGCCAACTGATGAAAAAAAGTGGCGGGCGTGCCGATCCGAAGCTAGCGAATCAACTCCTGGCTCAAAAGCTAAACCCTGGCAGCTAG
- a CDS encoding NAD(P)H-hydrate dehydratase: MKPTFPAIVTTAEMQAIEGAMFNGGLPIPALMEKVGQRLSHYLQAHFPTSQYPRVAVLAGPGHNGGDALVVARELWHRGYQVKLWQPFERLKPLTADHARYARFLGLPFVERVEALQEVDVIVDGLFGFGLERELTGELAHAIDEINTWPQPRVSIDVPSGLHSDTGAVLGTAIRADRTLCLGLWKRGLLVEEAQPWVGQGVLIPFDIPSVVIETALASAPRRYCLDDSCWQALPLSRSPITHKYQQGQLLLIGGSGQFGGSILLSALAARCTGVGMLVVAVPQSLKSLVLSRVPDAIVVGCPETPRGAIARLPEGLELGKFSAIACGPGLTPEAVSVVATVLRAETSLVLDADALNILATLSPWPLPSGTILTPHYGEFRRLFPDLVGTAGDRLDQVIAAARWSNAIVLLKGARTAIASARGDLWINPHSTPALARGGSGDVLTGLIGGLLAQQEALRATYGGVWWHAQAALEAEQQATSLGVYPEQLIAHLLPTLRRALAARV; the protein is encoded by the coding sequence ATGAAACCAACATTTCCGGCGATTGTCACCACTGCTGAAATGCAGGCAATTGAGGGAGCAATGTTTAATGGCGGCCTCCCCATTCCTGCCCTGATGGAAAAGGTGGGGCAGCGATTGAGTCACTATCTGCAGGCGCATTTCCCAACCTCCCAGTATCCCCGCGTGGCCGTCTTGGCAGGCCCCGGTCACAACGGCGGTGATGCCTTGGTGGTGGCGCGGGAACTATGGCACCGCGGCTATCAGGTCAAACTCTGGCAGCCCTTTGAGCGGCTGAAGCCCCTGACGGCGGATCATGCCCGCTATGCTCGCTTTCTCGGTCTGCCCTTTGTGGAGCGGGTGGAGGCGTTGCAGGAAGTTGACGTGATTGTGGATGGTCTCTTTGGTTTTGGCCTAGAGCGGGAACTGACGGGTGAACTGGCCCATGCCATTGATGAGATTAACACTTGGCCGCAACCGCGGGTGAGCATCGATGTCCCCTCGGGGCTCCACAGTGATACGGGGGCAGTGTTAGGCACTGCAATTCGGGCCGATCGCACCCTCTGTTTAGGACTCTGGAAGCGGGGGCTACTGGTGGAGGAGGCCCAACCGTGGGTGGGGCAGGGGGTGTTAATCCCCTTTGATATTCCCTCGGTCGTGATTGAAACAGCCTTGGCTAGTGCGCCGCGGCGATATTGCCTGGATGATTCCTGTTGGCAAGCATTGCCCCTGTCGCGATCGCCCATTACCCACAAGTATCAGCAAGGTCAGCTTTTACTCATTGGCGGCTCTGGCCAGTTTGGGGGCAGTATTCTCCTCAGTGCCCTAGCCGCCCGCTGTACGGGTGTGGGAATGCTGGTGGTGGCGGTGCCCCAATCCCTGAAGTCCCTGGTGCTCTCACGAGTTCCCGATGCCATCGTTGTCGGCTGTCCAGAAACACCTAGGGGGGCGATCGCTCGCTTGCCCGAGGGCCTAGAGTTAGGGAAATTTTCCGCTATTGCCTGTGGGCCAGGGCTAACCCCTGAGGCAGTCTCAGTTGTGGCAACAGTGCTCAGGGCTGAGACATCCCTCGTCCTAGATGCCGATGCCCTGAACATCTTGGCGACCCTCTCCCCATGGCCACTGCCCAGTGGCACGATTTTGACCCCCCATTATGGCGAATTTCGACGGCTCTTTCCTGACCTTGTCGGCACCGCGGGCGATCGCCTCGACCAAGTGATCGCAGCCGCTCGCTGGAGCAACGCCATTGTTCTTCTCAAAGGAGCACGGACGGCCATTGCCTCTGCGAGGGGTGACCTCTGGATCAACCCCCACAGTACCCCTGCCCTGGCCCGGGGGGGCAGTGGCGATGTTCTCACTGGCCTCATAGGCGGCCTTTTGGCCCAGCAGGAAGCACTGAGAGCAACCTATGGGGGCGTTTGGTGGCATGCCCAAGCCGCCCTTGAAGCGGAACAACAGGCTACCTCCCTAGGGGTTTATCCCGAACAGTTGATTGCTCACCTGTTGCCGACACTGCGCCGCGCCCTAGCTGCCAGGGTTTAG
- a CDS encoding anhydro-N-acetylmuramic acid kinase, which produces MMRVIGLMSGTSVDGIDAVLVELWGGDRDLQVTVLNFCTVPYPDALRQRILEVCGAKSLTLAELAALDEAIAEAFAHAAQRVQRGYPRADLIGSHGQTVFHRPPVGDRLGYSLQLGRGDWIAWRTGMTTIANFRAQDIALGGQGAPLVPRVDWCLLGHATEVRCVQNIGGIGNVTYLPAQLEDPEGKGVMGWDTGPGNMLLDLAVTELSGSELTYDPDGTWARQGKISEPLVEHWLQDPFFHQPPPKSTGREYFGLPFWQRCRTDATGLAPADLLATLTEFTARSIVESYRQFLPQWPQRIFLCGGGAHNSFLRERLQVHLGDLPVETTAAAGIAVDAKEAIAFAILAYWHELGLPGNLPQVTGARQAVPLGQRWLGQR; this is translated from the coding sequence ATGATGCGGGTCATTGGCTTGATGAGCGGAACCTCTGTGGATGGCATTGACGCGGTCTTGGTGGAGCTATGGGGGGGCGATCGCGACCTGCAGGTAACGGTGTTGAATTTTTGTACCGTGCCCTATCCAGACGCCCTGCGGCAGCGTATTCTTGAGGTTTGTGGTGCAAAATCCTTAACCCTGGCTGAGTTGGCGGCCTTGGATGAGGCAATCGCCGAGGCCTTCGCCCATGCGGCGCAAAGGGTTCAACGGGGCTATCCACGGGCAGATCTCATTGGCTCCCATGGTCAAACGGTCTTTCATCGCCCCCCCGTAGGCGATCGCCTAGGCTACAGCCTACAACTGGGACGGGGGGATTGGATTGCTTGGCGTACAGGCATGACCACCATTGCCAACTTTCGCGCTCAGGATATTGCCCTGGGTGGTCAAGGGGCGCCCCTTGTGCCGCGGGTGGATTGGTGTCTTTTGGGTCATGCCACGGAAGTCCGCTGTGTGCAAAACATCGGTGGGATCGGCAATGTCACCTACTTGCCCGCTCAGCTCGAGGATCCTGAGGGGAAAGGGGTCATGGGCTGGGATACAGGTCCCGGCAATATGCTGCTTGATCTGGCGGTAACGGAGTTATCGGGGAGTGAATTGACCTATGATCCTGATGGCACATGGGCACGACAGGGCAAAATTAGCGAGCCCCTAGTGGAGCACTGGCTGCAGGACCCCTTCTTTCACCAGCCGCCGCCAAAATCCACTGGGCGGGAATACTTTGGTCTGCCCTTTTGGCAACGCTGCCGTACGGATGCCACTGGTTTGGCACCTGCGGATCTTCTAGCCACGCTAACGGAATTTACAGCTCGCAGTATCGTTGAGAGCTATCGCCAATTTTTGCCCCAATGGCCACAGCGCATCTTCCTATGTGGCGGCGGTGCCCACAATTCTTTTCTCAGGGAGCGGCTGCAGGTGCATTTAGGAGACCTTCCCGTGGAAACCACTGCTGCGGCGGGGATTGCAGTGGATGCAAAGGAGGCGATCGCCTTCGCAATTTTGGCCTACTGGCATGAGTTGGGCTTGCCAGGGAATTTGCCCCAGGTTACGGGGGCACGCCAGGCGGTTCCCTTAGGTCAACGTTGGCTAGGACAGCGATGA
- a CDS encoding ABC transporter permease, translating into MARPLTPDNQTLNRAWTWQDGLMILALIALIFWIVNTAAQFTGRYDPTITIELSPAVLPSYTAQTLLRMLIAYMISLVFSILYSYIAYYNRTAEKILLPLLDILQSIPVLSFLPGVVLALIALFPGSRMGVELAAIILIYTGMAWNMTFSFYQSLISVPQELREVAKIYRLGWWQRVWTLDLPAGAIGLIWNSVMSVAGGWFFLMAIESFTIGEKTFTLPGLGSYLATAANEQDYAALIYGLAVLIGVIITIDILVWRPLIAWGEKFKMEMVEAENVPKSFLLDFLRRSPTLRAFHQQIFAPVWERLDEQLRPKHPRQSLAPRNGQGHWRITPIILLISAVVVGWGAIAFVQQMFKVSWQQWQQITLGAVLTTLRVMTALLLSLLWTVPVGVAIGRNPRAAQVLQPIVQIAASVPATALFPVLLLALANVGGGLEIGSVALMMLGTMWYILFNVIAGAQAIPTELFEAAVVYQLPWWQRWRTLILPGIFPYLMTGIITAVGGAWNASIVSEYVEFQNQTEQTLGLGALISEASVRGDFPLLMAATAVMSLLVVLTNRLVWRPLYRLAETKYQLL; encoded by the coding sequence ATGGCACGCCCCCTGACCCCCGACAATCAAACACTCAATCGTGCTTGGACTTGGCAAGATGGCCTGATGATTTTGGCCTTGATTGCCCTGATCTTTTGGATTGTCAACACAGCGGCTCAGTTTACAGGACGCTATGACCCCACAATCACTATTGAGCTGAGTCCGGCGGTCTTGCCAAGTTACACTGCTCAAACGCTGCTGCGGATGCTCATTGCCTACATGATTTCCCTGGTCTTTAGCATCCTCTACTCCTATATCGCCTACTACAACCGCACTGCTGAAAAAATCCTGCTGCCCCTGCTGGATATTCTGCAATCGATTCCGGTGCTGTCATTTTTGCCGGGGGTGGTGCTGGCCCTCATTGCGCTCTTTCCGGGGAGTCGTATGGGCGTAGAATTGGCAGCCATTATCCTCATCTACACGGGGATGGCTTGGAACATGACGTTTAGCTTTTACCAGTCTTTGATTAGTGTGCCCCAGGAGCTGCGGGAGGTAGCAAAAATTTATCGCTTGGGATGGTGGCAGCGGGTGTGGACGTTGGATTTGCCCGCGGGAGCCATTGGCCTGATCTGGAATAGTGTGATGTCGGTGGCGGGCGGCTGGTTTTTCCTGATGGCGATTGAGTCCTTTACCATTGGCGAGAAAACGTTTACATTGCCAGGCTTAGGTTCCTATCTGGCGACAGCGGCCAACGAACAGGATTATGCGGCTTTGATCTACGGCTTGGCAGTTCTCATTGGCGTCATCATCACCATTGATATTTTGGTGTGGCGTCCCCTGATTGCCTGGGGCGAAAAATTCAAGATGGAAATGGTCGAGGCGGAGAATGTGCCTAAATCCTTCCTTCTTGATTTTCTACGGCGATCGCCCACGTTGCGAGCTTTCCACCAACAGATCTTTGCCCCCGTCTGGGAACGACTGGATGAGCAGTTGCGCCCCAAACACCCCCGTCAATCTCTTGCCCCCCGGAATGGCCAAGGCCACTGGCGGATCACCCCCATCATTTTGCTGATTTCTGCTGTGGTCGTGGGTTGGGGGGCGATCGCCTTTGTGCAGCAAATGTTCAAGGTGAGTTGGCAACAATGGCAGCAAATTACTCTGGGGGCGGTACTGACAACCCTTAGGGTAATGACGGCCCTCCTTCTCTCGCTACTGTGGACGGTGCCTGTAGGGGTGGCGATCGGTCGCAATCCGCGTGCTGCGCAAGTGTTGCAACCCATTGTTCAAATTGCGGCATCGGTGCCGGCCACGGCGCTATTTCCAGTCTTGCTGTTGGCCCTGGCCAATGTGGGTGGGGGCTTGGAGATTGGATCTGTGGCGCTGATGATGCTGGGCACAATGTGGTACATCCTCTTTAATGTGATTGCCGGAGCCCAGGCCATTCCCACAGAATTATTCGAAGCAGCGGTGGTCTATCAACTCCCTTGGTGGCAGCGGTGGCGCACTCTCATTTTGCCCGGAATTTTTCCCTATTTGATGACGGGCATCATTACCGCTGTGGGGGGCGCTTGGAACGCCAGCATCGTCAGTGAATATGTGGAATTTCAGAACCAAACGGAGCAAACCCTTGGCTTGGGGGCCCTCATTTCCGAGGCTAGCGTTCGGGGAGATTTTCCTCTACTGATGGCAGCAACAGCGGTGATGTCGTTATTGGTGGTTTTGACCAACCGCTTGGTTTGGCGACCCCTCTACCGCTTGGCGGAAACAAAATATCAACTGTTGTAA
- the tnpA gene encoding IS200/IS605 family transposase, which produces MSSHLRKGRHSVTDLKIHLVCVTKYRRPVLSAEGLELIEKSFREVAKKMDFQILEFNGEEDHVHALIEYPPKLSVSQIVNALKGVSSRRYGKAALPKPHEESLWSPSYFAASVGGALLEVLKEYIRNQKKPS; this is translated from the coding sequence ATGTCAAGTCATCTTCGTAAAGGGAGACACAGTGTTACGGACCTAAAGATTCATTTGGTATGCGTGACTAAGTATCGCCGGCCAGTCCTTAGCGCTGAGGGATTAGAGCTGATCGAGAAATCGTTTCGAGAAGTCGCCAAGAAGATGGATTTTCAGATTCTTGAATTTAACGGCGAAGAAGATCATGTCCATGCGCTAATCGAGTACCCTCCTAAACTTTCTGTTTCGCAGATTGTAAATGCGCTTAAAGGTGTATCTAGTCGTCGATATGGAAAAGCTGCACTACCAAAACCCCATGAAGAATCACTTTGGAGCCCTAGTTATTTTGCGGCATCTGTTGGAGGAGCACTGTTAGAGGTGCTTAAGGAATACATTAGAAATCAAAAAAAGCCGTCCTAA